From the genome of Platichthys flesus chromosome 10, fPlaFle2.1, whole genome shotgun sequence:
TGCTTCTGATATATAAATTGTGTTGTGCTTGTATACGTTTTTCCATATGAGATTTTATCTGCAGGTTTAATTACAGGTGTGTATTTTCCAGGGAGAAGAGTTCACCCCCGAGAGCTTCCCCAGCCGGATCGAGTGTGAAAACCCCAACAATGACCTCAGCAGGTTCAGAGGCTACATGTGAGTTTCTTTTTAACATCGACACGGAACATTCACATCGGGCtctatgtatatgtatatatatatatatatatgactttGGTCCTTAACAGTGTATTTTAACTGGTTAAAATGTTCTTGAATTAAACAGTGTAGGTTTGAAAATCTTTCAGAAGTCTAATAACATCAAGAAAAGCTAACTAGAGCCAATTGTTGGCAAAGATGGAGTTCATTCCATCAAGCGAGTGTGGAGTGGTTCCACTGTCCCATCTTGTAAAACCTTGGTCTAGCCAGCATGCGCATTTGTTTTGCAAGTAGTGAAAAAGAACACACATATGTTTGCAGGATGCATAGAGACGGCTTTGAATCCTTTCTGATCACATAATTCTCTCCATCTGCTGAAGACTCGACCAAGGTTGACTCACATCTTAGCTCGTACTTAATCACTAGCCCTCGTAGCTTCTCTGTGTTCTTTAGTCCTTTCGCTCCTTTTCGCTTTGATCTTGCCCCATCTCTAGCCATGACAACGAAATGCAACGTACAAAAACAATCAATCTGCTTCAGCTTCCTTTCTACCGTCTAGCAGGCTACTGGCTGTGAAAGTTTTCCGTTGGAAATGTCAACATTGGCTTTTCCGGCCTGAGTCAAAATACGATTTTCTCCCTGATCGTCTCCTTTAATGTTGTAGGTCATAAAGAGGCAGCAATAAAATGAGACCCTTTCAACACCAGTtagaaactacatttaaacaaCACACTGAACTGTGAAGCCTGCTTTGCATAAAGTGATCTTATAGCAGATTTCTGATAAAGAATTATTTTTTGCATTCTTTTATTCACATGTTCATTCCCCTACACTCCCTATGCCCAAACCCATTACAACCAAAACTGCGTAAATTCTAATCATGAAGGAAACTATTCATAAAGTCAGTCTGACATCTGATTGTGTGCTCAGTTCactattttatttaaacttatATAGTCGaccacttttattttatatctctTAAATCCTCTTTCATCCTGATGTTGATGATTTAAAGAATAGTTCTGAGTAAttgtttgtgcgtatgtgtttgtgtgtttttccacaggGAGCATCCCAGTGGGGTCCGTGTTGGCCTCCATAACAGCAACCTCCTGTTGAGGAGCTGCACCATCCGCAACACTGAGACGGTGGTGGGCATTGTGGTCTATGCCGGTAAGCGTCACATACAACAAATCATCACAAGACATTGGTCTCATTGGTCGCATATTTCaaagattgtgtttgttttctgtatgtAAATCATCATCCAGGCGTCCTGTTAAATCAACACAACGTAATGGACTGCATTCTTGTCTGAACAACCAGTTTATGTGCCTTATAGTACAgttgacactgacacacacaaacatacaacacTTGTTTATCTAGTCTGGTGGACTCGGGCAAGGCCTTATCTCGATTGGTTAAAGAAATTGAAAGAAAATTGTTAGTTATGAAGGATTCCTTCCTGACCGAtaccataaaaaaacaaaacaatgataaCATAACATCCATGGTATAATCTGCTAATCCTCATCCTGATGCTAGAATTACTAATTTTGGTTGGTTCCCCAAATGAAGTTGATTGGCAGCTTTCACACCTAAACATCGGGTTAAAGCACCAGTCTAAGCAAACAGACTAAGTTCAATAAACACCAATTAAGAATAGAGCATGATTTGAACTCACTAAggtgtaaaatgtaaatgaaaatgtaaaatattgacTCAAGCTTAAAACTATGAACATAATGAAACAGTAAACTACTGAAGCTTTTTAATTGCCTGTTTTGCTCACACCACAGTACATGTGTTTCTGTCACTGTGGTGCTTAGGTCATGAGACCAAAGCCATGATGAATAACAGTGGGCCGAGGTACAAGCGCAGCCAGCTGGAGAAGCGTCTGAACACAGACATCCTGTGGTGCGTGGTCCTGCTCATCATCATGTGTCTGACTTCTGCTGTAGGTGTGTACCAACACTGACTGAGAGCACACAGCTCTCCAAAACACAACTGTGGACGgcaatgaaaacacatcagtgtaTTCCAGAGACTCCCCCGTGTCCAGCTTTAACCTCCTGTGTTCAGAGTGATGAGCTGCTCCGGTGTCTTGGTTTGTTTCAGGTCACGGCCTCTGGCTGAAGAACCTGAAGGACCCCGTCTTTGGGGTTAATACAGACACGTCTCCTGCCTTGGCTGGATTCTATGTCTTTTGGACTATGATCATTGTGCTCCAGgtataatgttaaatatttcttcttgcactttcatttacatttcttAGTAGCTGCAGTTATAGATTTAATACGCCTTTCTATTTCAGGTTATTTGAAAACGAATCAAAGGTTCTTCTCTTAgaattcatgtatttattaaaatatggaAGGTTTTAAAGGTTATGACTGAATGGCGTCAGCACTGGTCAAATAAGCAAAAATTACAGAGGCTAAActtataaagaaaaaataacatttcgTCAACACAATCTTTACTTAACTTTTACTATCAACCAGCCCATGTCACTAACCTGTTTGATTTCATAGATATTAAGGGTCACCACCTTGACTTGAAGTATTAAAATACTCTTCTACCTTATGACAATATGATGATTCAGGGGGTTATGTTACTTCAGAGATCTAAAGTTTGGTTCACAGATGAATGAGGATGAAGGTTCATCCGGCACCTAAACACAGTAGAGCAGTTTATAAAAACACCAAGATTGCAGTGACCGTCATATTTGTCTCAGTGCTTCAACCGTACTAGAAGAGCACTCAGGCAGCACATAGTACCaagctgattggccactttatcTCCAAATTTAGGCCATAATATCGGTCCCCGAAACATTCCTGATGAAATctgcagaaattaaaaaaaatgtcctgtcTTGCTTTactaaagaaagtgaaaaaaaatccttgatccGCACCAAAGTTTATTGGATTCTTCTTTGGGTTGTGTCCCAGCCCTCCACTAAATAACATGGCCATTTCCTGGATccctcaacaaacacacatagtgAAAGATATTATCAGTATGTATGGTCCAGTATCTTCTTTGATCTCTGggttacataaaaaaacatttgttgtaATCATGTACACGTGTGCTTCCCTGGAACCTCTGTCAATCATTGGCCAGTTTACAGTTTACAGTATTTGTCATTTCAATGAATGCATCCTGCATCCTTTTCTGTCCAATAGGTGCTGATTCCCATTTCTCTGTACGTGTCCATTGAGATTGTGAAACTGGGTCAGATCTACTTCATCCATAACGACTTAGACCTGTACAACGAGCAGCTGGACTCCAGGATCCAGTGCCGGGCCCTCAACATCACTGAGGACCTGGGTCAGATCCAGTACCTGTTCTCCGATAAGACAGGGACTCTGACAGAAAACAAGATGGTGTTCTGCCGCTGCAGTATCTATGGGGTCGAATATCCTCATGTCGAAAATGGTAAGAGCCACAATGCTTCCACTTTCATTAAGTCTGTTAGAGACATAATGTATTATCATTGTCAATGGGAACAGAGTTTTTTCTAattgggttaaggttagggcAATTCAAAAGCGATTCAAAAGATCCATTTCAATATATCAATATTGGCTAAAGTTAACCCAATGCAAAGCTGATCCTTTCTGAGCCGTGTATTGGTCACCTCAGCACACCACTGCAGATCGGCTCTCTTTTCCTACTAGCTCCACAGACCATCCTCACACTGACTGTAAGGGACATGAGATTGTTTTAATCAGGGTTTTCAAGATACTAGTCAACAAAACGATACTCGATACCACTTTTGAGGCCacaatgaaaaggaaaagggtACTGGCCACACAAATAAGAtagttattttcttatttttttaacaacatGTTAACAATGTTCCTGTTACGTTGCCATGGCGTCCCCCCTCATTCTTCACTGCAGCACAGGCTACTTACCATGGATACGTGTTTCCATTGTAACCCTGAGACCAGACTGAGCTGGTGTAAGTCGTGCCTTGGGATAAAAAGGGCATGTTAGTGATAGTGAGTGTTAATGATATCTGTTAAAGTTACAGTTGTTTGCCCAGGGAAACTTTCTGAGTCACATCACAGCATCAGAAGGTACTTGGCTTTAATTAATGACACTAGTTAGTGACATTAGTGAAGAATTACCTCTCTAAAAGTTCAGGGTGCTGATCCTTCAAATGGTTAGCCAATGGTGTGGCGTTTTCTCCTCTGGTCGATACTGATTTGTATCACCTTTACAAATGAGCTTTTTGGAGTCTTTCTCCTTTCCTTGAGAATCTGCCTCATTGGTGAACTATTACCAAACAGCACTTGGCTCCTGCTCAGGACATACACTGGTGCTTATCTGTAGTTTACTacagcacagcagcaggtcGCTCACCGGCTGCCGACATGCTGCTGCCTGCTTGGGCTTCAGCCTCCAGTCAAGTGATAGGTTGGCTTCTTGGTTAATGAAGTGACAGCCACAGGAACTAACAGTGTTATAATATTAATCACATGAACAATTTATGAATTACACTTACTGAATCCCTGAAACTAACCTAGCGATATTTTCCAGACCGCATTCTTCTGTCCTGCTTATGTTGGAAGTGTTAAGTGTTTCTgacgctctgtgtgtgtggtgtgtgtgtgtgtgtctggttgtctgtgtgcgtgtcagcTCGAAGACTGGAGGTGTACGAGGCGGAGAAGAACAAGGCAGCGGATCACTCTGTGACCCTGAGGTCGGGCTGCAGTGCTAAGTCTCGGAGCTGTCGCTCCCTCAGTTGCAACCGCAGCTCTTTGTCTCTGCATACGCTCACTGCTGAgtccgaggaggaggatgaacaACTGTCCAATCAGATCCAGGCTAGAACCAGTGCCTTCTGCAGCCGCATGGTCAGACCCgcacacatccatccatcagtctgtccttctgtccatccctctctctctgtctgttagaAGTATTTGGTCACAAGTTATTCATCCTTCAGGCTCTGAACTATTGATTATTGGTATTGCAATAAATCTGAGCTTTGATTTGAGTTGGCTTATATAGTAAAGAACCTTAGAGGGAACTAGAACGGCACTCAGTGTGTACATATGTCAATCTCTAGACCATTCCTAAATTGAATGGCTACTTTCTTGACCCATATCAAATCCTTTCACCAGGTTTTGTGGTAATCTGctaataaagaaacaaacagatgcacAAAACAGTGTATTTGAGGTCCAGCCCTTTTAACACAGTCACTTTGTAACTCAATGTGTTTAGTTTCGCACGTGGCTCAGAGTTGAGTGAGTTGTTGTGATGTGGCGAAAACTCATAAACCAAAGCCTGCATCACCCATCGGTCAAACAAGCTGTGTGGTGACTGGGACATGTTGGACTGCCAATGGAGCTGTCACACAGTGACTTCAGCTGGAGTTCACAGTTAGTTATCACACTATAGGCCTCCTTTGGGGAGGGGGAATTATTAGATTGGGTACTGAGGGAGACACATACCCTCTTGCTTCATCTTCCAAACAGTGCAAAGCAGCACCAAGCCTGAAACATTTCAGTGCAATGTGCAGCACCCATGTGTTCAGTGTCTGTTTTCTCTTACCACAAACTAAGGTCATATTACCATATTAACTCTGCATTTAGTCTGGCAATGAAAGATAATCCATCGCTGCTCCCGTCCTTGTCTGTTCAGGCGAAGGAGGTGGTGCCAGACCCTGAGCTGGTGAGGAAGTTGAACTGGTTTTCTTCCCCCCTGAAAGAGGCCTCCTCTGGGACTCCCTCCAGCCTGGAACTCGCCTACATCACTGACTTCTTCCTGGCACTGACCATCTGCAACAGTGTGGTGGTCTCCTCTCCCAGTCAGCCTCGACATGTGGTGAGAACAGGATCCCAGAgatttatattttcacattgtaGAACAAAGCAGCTCCTTTATTTGTTTAACCTGTTTGTATTGGTTGCTCGTCATCCCTGTTATGTCCCTGAAATCTTCACAAGTAGCTCAACTTTATTGAGGTTTAAGACTTTCTGGATCCATGTGACGTGGTGTCAAAGTTACCTGATCATCAGGAAATGTACTGCTGATCAGGTGCTCATCTTCTATATTacttctttttaatttattcattcattctggcgaagaaactgaaaaaaaacttcTCACTCACTTCTCATCACAAACCAATGATTAAACACATGGAAgcctggaaaatgtccagtttGGGCTGTTTTAGAAAATATGGGCTCCATAGAGATGACCCACTCCAgaggtaaatataaagtattgaCATATAAAGGGCCTATtctagggtaaaaaaaaaatgcaattctTACAAATTAGAtaaaacacaccagtgaaaacatcactaggattatttgaggttcaatttctgccaatagaccCCTGTCACCTAAATCTCACAAACCAgacttttaatgttgttttgcaTACATGCAAGATCTATACATTTCAGTTAAGCTCAGGATTATAAAAACTTGTATTTTTAGGTCTCGACATTcaaatgtaaagtgccttgagataatctATGCTATACAATGAAAGttgaattgaaaatgtttttgatttgatttgttttttccccctcttccctTTAGGTGCCGGAAGCACGAACACCTCTCAAATCTCTGGAGGAAATCAAGCTGATGTTCCAGCGCTTCAGCTTCTCTCCATTTTCTGCACTGTCCACGTTCTCCCCTCCCCAGATCAGAGGCAGCCCTCGCAATTTCACCAGCAGGCTGTTCACCCGGGGGAAGACCGGCTCCTTCTCCCCAACCGCCAACAACACTACAGACGGCTCAGAACCAGGGAGAGACAGCGATATTGAAACCCACAAGCTGAGGTGCAACCTGGACTTTTCTGCACCAGGGGAGGGAGGAAATGCTGCACAGGTGGAGGACGATATAAAGAAAAATTATATCAAGGATGCAAAAACAAGCCCAGACGGGCCCATACAGGAAGTGGAAGTGGACTCTGATAGTGATGTTGATGATGAGCTGCTGTATGAGGCGGAGAGTCCAGACGAGGCGGCTCTGGTCCACGCAGCGCGGGCGTACCGCTGCACCCTAAGGGGACGCTCTGCTGAAAGCCTGCTGGTGGATCTGCCAGGAATCGGCTCACTGGCTGTGCAGCTGCTTCACATCCTGCCCTTCGACTCCAACAGGAAGAGGATGTCGGTGGTGGTCCGCCACCCACTCACAGGACAAGTGGTCGTTTACACCAAGGGAGCCGACTCTGTTATCATGGACCTGGCCGAGACTTCTAAAGGTAATTCACTCGAGGAATAGAAATCTGCAGGCCTGAATGAAGCCTGTTGTCTACTGACTGCTGAGAAATAATAAGACTAATATTGATATTGATAACGATATtttgtctgtgtcactgtcactAATATGATCAGGAGCAGAGCACGCGCAGGAGATCCACAGTCACATCAAAGATCAAACCCAGAAACATTTAGACAGCTATGCCAGAGAAGGCCTCCGCACACTCTGCATTGCTAAAAAGGTAACTCACATTAATTAATTTTTATTATCTAAATGTTATTGTTCAGGGTCAATAAAATAGTTTCCATTTTTACataattatttgatatataattTACCATGATGACCTTCTGTGGCATTAGTCTTACTAAAATTCTGTgaattaaaagaacaaaatcaaatcatatATGAATCCAATGTTCCATCAGTGCAGTAGCTttagttgagtgtgtgtgctgtgcacCTCGGAATGTGTCTGTCAATTATTCAATAATTAACATGGAGAAAAATGTTGTTTACTGCAACTACATTGTAGATTATCATTGTGAGTGGGTTTGGATTTAACactgaaacactcacacaactaATCCCAGTCAAAGTATTAATGAGATGTTTACTTATTTAGAAATTCGATCTAAAACTGCAATAGGATGaagtaaaatacaatttttttatatgattTCAAAGTCATATTAAGAGAAACGTGTTAAAAGGACAGTGATTCAACCTCTTGTCCTTTTTTGCGAAGGAAACAGACTATCCATGCCAAGATAAACACAATCAATCacacttatttatatttcaatatattgAATTTCAGTTCATGAAGCACTTGAAGCTTTCTCAAGAAAAATGCTCCacaaataaagattattattattatcctgtGGCTCTGGTCGTACACTGACCAGAGGTTCGTTAGTTTgatcccctgctcctcccttCGGAATTCTCTCATGGTTGTCGACAGcgtatgaatggtgtgtgatagagaaagtgctgtttgaatgtgacttgtactgtaaagcactcaGAGTGATtgataagactggaaaagtgCCACACAAATTCAGTCCAtttacctttctttttttttttttcatttgtgattATTATGGGTTGTAGGCGGCTGTACAAACAGACATGTGTGATCTGTTCTCCCTCAAATACTCACTTTCGGGATGAACTCATACACTCTTAATGTCTGCTAAGTGATGAATCCATCTGTGTGACCTCACCATTGTAAGAAGGTGTGTTTCTGAGTGACTGTGCTCTTTGTCTGGAGCAGgttctggaggaagaggagtacGAGGCCTGGCTGAAGAGACATCTGATGGCAGAGAGCAGCATagagaacagagaggagctgctgctggactcagctCAGAGACTGGAGACAAACCTCACCCTGCTGGGTAGGAGACCCACTCACTACAGTCAGACACATAGACCATTAAACCAGACATAGCTGGAAGTGGTGGAACCTTTACACCACATAAAAAAACTATGCTCGGTCCTCCTGGaaagtgttaaaatgaaaatctaTGTGTCATACGGACCTGCAGGCCTTTGGTTTgcatagcagaaaacaaatgggCTGTAAAGGAGCTAATTTCTTTCTTATTCTACAAAGATCTTTGAATTATTTGTATTAGAGTCAGTCATTCAGCCTATTTAAACTGAAAGAAGATAATAAATCCCAAGCATGTTTAACGTAAAGGCTATAATGGTAAATggaaaatggttttgtatttataagaCAAGGTACAGCAGCTTTATGTGCTAGTGACCAAAGTTGTTGACATTACTTCAGTTGGGACCCCTTATTTCGAAGTTGATTGGATTTCAGTTATTGCAGTTTGTTATATTTGGTGGTATGGCTCTGTTCTGGGCCTCCCTGCCCTTCCACGTTTGAGgaagggttgcaaaattccgggaatattcaaagtgggaaactttccatgggaattaacgggaatatacgggaataaactggaaattgtgtgggtaatttatactaactgtatttaccttgtcatatagagacataaatataaacattttgtttcgtcataggctgatttgagccctgaggaaactttgggcacttgactatatgcttctgcatctgtgtcattcttaacaaaGGTccttgcacagtatttgcaaatgtacacagcctttccttctacattgtcTGGGGTGAGATGTCTCCACatatgagatagtgcacgtggaattgttctgtagaataagatgagaaaaaatgcTTGTACACTAatggcctcaatagccctgctgaagtgtgcaggatgctgggaattatctgtgcatgtgatggagaaatgcacagtgcagggttgaaattcaacttacagcgtgtgctgcattccctTCATCTTTAAGaaagagttttgaatgatgtttttattttattttttttttcaaaattccaaAAATTCCTGAGCacaatattcccatggaaagttttaCGGcaagtttccggaaatttaccgAAAATGTTCCGCCCCCTTGCAACCCTAATGACAACACATAACAGTACTGATTCAGTATGAAAAAGGAGGTGCTTCCCTATAGAAACAGCTGAAGTTGACAGTTGGTAGAATGGACCGATTGGTTGCAGTGATTCTCTTAAGGGAGTGCATGAAAATACCGCCTTCTGGGCAAGTCTGCTTGAGGCACCTCTGACAGTGATCCTGAGTATGATGACAATAAAGACATTGAACCTCGTATCTTCTATAAAAAATAGAAAGGataattataaaacaattaGTTGTAATGCCAGGTTAAACCCCCCCTCTTTTGCTTCATTCTTTTAAACATGATAAATCAAGAATGCCCTGAGGGTAGGATACCAACATTATCAGCGCTGTCAGCATATTAGAACAATGTCTCTGTATTTGTTGTCAGGTACCACAGGGATTGTGGACCGACTGCAGGAGGATGTCCCAGAGACCATTGAAGTTCTTCAGCGGGCTGGGATTAAAGTCTGGGTCCTCACTGGAGACAAACAGGAGACGGCCATTAACATCGCCTACGCCTGCAAACTCCTCCGTCCCAATGACCGACTGCTGACAGCCAACTGTGGAAGCAAGGTCAGTGGGGCACACATTCgacaaggaggttgtgttttaccCCCTGGTGGTTTGTTCGTAAgcaagattaaaaaataaaataacagatttccaccaaacttaGTGGAAGGGTGCAGTATAGCTCAAGGAAGATCCCATTGAATTTtgatgtggatccagatcagtgATAGGTTTCAGGGATTTTGTTCGGCAAGACTGTCAACTGTTGGTAGAGAGAAGTGGGGATAGTGGgaatcttctccttcatggaTCCATCTGCATCACTAGCTAGATGACAGAATTTGGCCAATGTGCTCCTGAAACACCCAAAGCTGTTGATAAGTAGTTAGTTTTGTCCTGATCTTCAATTTACCTTGTCATAATAACATCGCTGAGATCTACAGAGAGTTCTGTGATCATCATTGTTTGATTTCTGCATCAGGAATTGTGACCCCAATGTGAATTGACACATCACAGGGTCTGAAtacttaattaaattaaaatctttAGATATGTTTcatccatttaaaataaaataaataatgaataaatacattttactgaGTAACATcgccctctgcagccaaaaGTGCTGATTATCTCTCGGCTCTGCTTTCGACCAATCAAGTGGTTttcatgtgaaaaaaacaaagcctATCAGTATGTTGTTCATAGCAGGCAATACAATTTacaatttttatatatttcatggtgaataaaaaaggattttttagaaaaaatacatatttattatattgacAACTTAATATAagtaagaataaaaaagaaaattaaattaatggaGTTCGAATGATATTGCAGTGTGGTGCCTGATGAATAATTTAGATGTatttaaacatatacatatacagcTTATCATGAAAGTGCATGATTACACATTTACATGTTCATCTGCCTGTATTTATTACCCACAAAAAACtatacattattatttagtGGTGATTCATATATTCAATCAATTTAATACATCAATACTGTTCCACCCACCAGGATGCTTGTGCAGCTTTTCTCAAGGAGCTCAAACTAGAGGTGCAGCGTGGACAGGACGGTTTGACCGAAGCTCCTGCAGCCGGGGCTCACGGGGAATCCTTCTCTGGCAGCTTGTCCAGCTTCATCCTGGTTATAGACGGCCAGACGCTGGACTGGGCGcttcaggaggagctgaagagtgACTTCTTAGAGCTGAGCCGCAGATGCAAGGCGGTCATCTGCTGCAGGTCCACTCCGCTGCAGAAGAGCGAGGTGGTTCGGCTGATCCGCGACCAGCTTGGCGTCATGACTCTGGCAGTGGGTGAGGATTCTGTTTTTGAATATTCCGAATCTGTAGCTGAGGGGCCGGAAGTCCCAGATTTCCGCCTCTGGTTTGACCAATCAGGTTCAAACACAGTCCATTTGAAGAGGAAAAGAGGCTGAAATCATTTTGCTTAATGTGCATACAGCTGTTTATATAGAATAGCCAAAATGATGTGTAGACCAAAACAGTGAATGGCAAATGGAAGATGGGGTCTTGGCCCACATATCTGTTGCCTCTAGAGGCTAATTTGTTCAGACGATGGCCTCCAATCAGTGGACAATTTTACCTGACGAGCAGAACTCTTAGCGAGTATCTAGAATgagtaaatgagaaaagaggTACATTTTCTGGTGCATGAGATCAAGCAGTGACTATAACTTTTTTTCTGAGACcatgaatataaatattccATACGAATTCCccagtgtttgtttacacagATTGAAGTGTTGAACATGCTGAAaaccagatttttatttttaaagtatatttatttgttttcaaaggGCAGTACAATCAAGGTTGAAATAGCGTTGAGAGAAACATATACCACATGAACAGATGATGCTAATGCCACTCTGAGGAAAGCATCCTCAAACTGCCTTTACACAGAATACTGCAGCTACACACAGCTCGTAGAAATACTTCAAGTGCATCACAAAAAATGGAGGACGATAAATGGTTTGTTTTGGTCATCCAGGTGATGGAGCCAATGACGTAAGCATGATTCAGATGGCTGATGTGGGCATTGGGATATCAGGTCAAGAGGGAATGCAGGTAATGATCTCTACATTCACCCTgacacaacaccaacaacaacacaggtCTCTATGAATATCCCTGAGGTAGATGGTATTATTGTATGTCATATTCAGATGCCAAAGACGAGACTGTCACAGAGTAAGGACTTTAATTAGTCATTATACCTTCATGCTACACGTGTCTTACCTCAGAACCAGTAGCAGTTACCAGCAGCTAACAGTCGATAACCCCTCCATCTTCTTAGCACCTGTTGTGTATCAACCATGTCCTCTTTTGTGTGTCGCTCCCCAGGCTGTGATGTCCAGTGACTTTGCCATCTCCAGGTTCAAACACCTCAGCAAGCTGCTGCTTGTTCACGGTCACTGGTGTTACTCTCGTCTGGCAAACATGATCCTCTACTTCTTTTACAAGAATGTGGTGAGATAAGTTGTCAAGCTCTTTAAAAACGGTGGGTTTGATCAAAGAATGTGATGTAAGGATCATCCTGATTaccatctccctctctgtctgcagaTGTATGTCAATCTGCTGTTCTGGTATCAGTTCGTCTGTGGGTTCTCTGGGAGCGTCATGACCAACTCCTGGGTGCTGATTTTATTCAACCTGATCTTCACCTCCGTTCCTCCCCTCATCTATGGCATCCTGGACCAAGACATGcctgcagaaaccctgaagGGGATTCCTGAGCTCTACCAGGCTGCACAGACCTCCAAGGTGACCGCACATAAATACAAAAGACACCCAGCCAAAAGCAGACTATTCCAAACCCACAATCCAAGCGGTTGTTGTTCAGTACCAACAGCTTGAAATATCATCAGGTAAGGCAGGGTTAACTCCCAGCTATCTCCAGCCTGAATGTGAGTTTATCAGGCAGCCGTTTCAGCAGGCTAAGTATAATATAGTGACAAAAAAACTATTACAACAAACTGATGAACAACTGTActataaagtgctttgagtggtcatcaagactagaaaagcgccatataaatacaaaccatttaccaaagcATTTATTATCATGGTCAactgatcaaataaaaaaacagagggaCACCTTGGTTAAGGTCCTTTAATTATTTTGtcaaaaatgttaaatggttGCAAAAAGAGTTGTGAATTGACATGAAAGGCAAGGAAAGAAACCTGGACCTCCCGAAGGAGAGTGTGTGATGGTACTTCACAAAGACTAATGGAG
Proteins encoded in this window:
- the atp10d gene encoding probable phospholipid-transporting ATPase VD isoform X2; protein product: MERLHWVRHRCRTLLAGNPEGDWYSSPNDLPNKSFLDAHCSSHRVRGKRRSVFARHGPHRHEYDTFSKSYKGNAIRTTKYRLLTFIPMNLFQQFHRAANLYFLFLALLNWVPAVEAFQKEITMIPLLVVLAVIAIKDALEDYRRYLFDRKVNNNVARVFSGKQKAYNDQCWKDVRVGDFVRLSCNEIIPADMLLLYSSDPRGVCYIETANLDGETNLKQRQVVSDLTLQGEEFTPESFPSRIECENPNNDLSRFRGYMEHPSGVRVGLHNSNLLLRSCTIRNTETVVGIVVYAGHETKAMMNNSGPRYKRSQLEKRLNTDILWCVVLLIIMCLTSAVGHGLWLKNLKDPVFGVNTDTSPALAGFYVFWTMIIVLQVLIPISLYVSIEIVKLGQIYFIHNDLDLYNEQLDSRIQCRALNITEDLGQIQYLFSDKTGTLTENKMVFCRCSIYGVEYPHVENARRLEVYEAEKNKAADHSVTLRSGCSAKSRSCRSLSCNRSSLSLHTLTAESEEEDEQLSNQIQARTSAFCSRMAKEVVPDPELVRKLNWFSSPLKEASSGTPSSLELAYITDFFLALTICNSVVVSSPSQPRHVVPEARTPLKSLEEIKLMFQRFSFSPFSALSTFSPPQIRGSPRNFTSRLFTRGKTGSFSPTANNTTDGSEPGRDSDIETHKLRCNLDFSAPGEGGNAAQVEDDIKKNYIKDAKTSPDGPIQEVEVDSDSDVDDELLYEAESPDEAALVHAARAYRCTLRGRSAESLLVDLPGIGSLAVQLLHILPFDSNRKRMSVVVRHPLTGQVVVYTKGADSVIMDLAETSKEHAQEIHSHIKDQTQKHLDSYAREGLRTLCIAKKVLEEEEYEAWLKRHLMAESSIENREELLLDSAQRLETNLTLLGTTGIVDRLQEDVPETIEVLQRAGIKVWVLTGDKQETAINIAYACKLLRPNDRLLTANCGSKDACAAFLKELKLEVQRGQDGLTEAPAAGAHGESFSGSLSSFILVIDGQTLDWALQEELKSDFLELSRRCKAVICCRSTPLQKSEVVRLIRDQLGVMTLAVGDGANDVSMIQMADVGIGISGQEGMQAVMSSDFAISRFKHLSKLLLVHGHWCYSRLANMILYFFYKNVMYVNLLFWYQFVCGFSGSVMTNSWVLILFNLIFTSVPPLIYGILDQDMPAETLKGIPELYQAAQTSKIYVPHMFWITVLDAFYQSLVCFFIPYFALTGSDVGILSFGSPINASALFIILLHQVIESHTLTWIHALVLLLSGGSYFGFVLLFSVSCVTCSPPTNPLGVETLQMSQPLFYIICAVTTFTALLPRMLFRAVHSTVHRTVALNSSHVEKVESENYRKRMLRWNLSHHRVNRLPVCADNPSLEPSTASVVS